In Marinobacter salinisoli, the DNA window GTTCACCACCTCGTTCAATTCGTCACGGATAACCTGTAGCAGGCGCTCGGGGTTGCTCAGAATATCGAGCAGATCGGCGATCTTCTCCAGGATTTCCTTGTACTCATTTTGGAGCTTCTCCGTCTCCAGACCGGTCAGGCGGTGCAGACGCAGATCCAGAATGGCCTGGGCCTGTTCCGGGGACAAATGGTACAGGCCGTTATGCAGGCCGTAGATCTCCGGCAGATCATCCGGACGGCAGGCATCCTCACCGGCACGCTCGAGCATGGCCAGCACACCGCCCGGCGCCCAGCCCTTGGCCATCAGCTTTTCTTTTGCTTCCGCCGCAGAAGGTGACGCTTTGATCAGCTCAATGATTTCATCAATGTTAGCCAGCGCAACCGTCAGGCCTTCGAGTATATGGCCGCGTTCCCGTGCCTTGCGAAGCTCAAAGATAGTCCGGCGGGTCACCACTTCGCGGCGATGACGCAGGAACGCTTCCAGCAACTCTTTCAGGTTGAGGGTCTTGGGCTCGCCGTTAATCAGCGCAACCGTGTTGATACCGAAAACCGTTTCCAGCTGGGTCTGTGCGAACAGGTTGTTCACCACAACTTCCGGGTTTTCACCGCGACGCAGCTCGATAACGACCCGGATACCTTCCTTATTGGACTCGTCCCGCAGCTCGGAGATGCCCTCGATCTTCTTATCTTTCACCAGCTCGGCGATCTTTTCGATCAAGCGAGCCTTGTTCAGCTGGTACGGCAGCTCGGTAATGATAATGGACTCACGACCGGTCTTTTTGTCCTGCTCGATCTCGTGGCGGGCGCGGATGTAAATACGCCCGCGACCGGTGCGGTAGGCTTCAACGATGCCGGCGCGGCCATTGATAATTCCCTGTGTCGGGAAGTCCGGCCCCGGGATGTATTCCATCAGGTCATCGATGGTGAGATCGGGATTCTCGATCAGCGCCAGGCACCCATTAACCACTTCGGTCAGGTTGTGTGGCGGGATGTTGGTGGCCATACCAACGGCAATACCGGAAGAACCGTTCACCAGCAGGTTGGGAATTCGTGTTGGAAGAACCTCTGGAATGCGCTCGGTACCGTCGTAGTTGTCGACGAAATCGACGGTTTCTTTTTCCAGATCGGCCAGCAGGGAGTGGGCCATCTTCTCCATGCGGACCTCGGTGTAACGCATGGCCGCCGCGTTATCACCGTCGATGGAACCGAAGTTACCCTGACCGTCGACCAGCGGATAACGCAGGGAGAATGGTTGCGCCATCCGGACAATGGTGTCGTAAACCGCAGAATCACCATGCGGGTGGTATTTACCGATAACGTCACCCACCACACGGGCGGATTTCTTGTAGGGCTTGTTCCAGTCGTTGTTCAGCTCGGACATGGCGAACAGCACACGACGGTGTACCGGCTTCAGTCCGTCACGCACGTCGGGCAAGGCCCGCCCAACGATCACGCTCATGGCGTAATCGAGGTAGGACTGTTTAAGCTCGTCTTCAATATTTACCGGCAGGATCTCTTTGGCTAACTCACCCATCGAGAAAGGTTCCTCTGCGTTATCTGAAATGTCTTGTCAGGACCGTTGGGACGGCCCCCTAGTTATTCTTTGATCAAGCGGCCGAGTCTACCACAATCGCCCCGCAGCGGGGCGATTGTCGGCATCGGTCAGTGAAACACCACAGTCTTGTTTTCGTAGGTGATCACACGATCCTCAATATGGGACCGAAGACCGCGGGCCAGCACGTTCTTTTCGACATCCTTGCCAAGACGAACCATGTCCTCGATCGAGTCACTGTGGGACACTCGAATGACATCCTGCTCGATGATCGGGCCTTCATCGAGATCCTGGGTCACGTAGTGACAGGTAGCACCAATCAGCTTGACCCCACGGCTGTAGGCCTGATGATACGGGCGCGCACCGGCGAAAGACGGCAGGAAACTGTGGTGGATGTTGATCACCTTGCCTGCGTACTTGTCACACAAGTCACCGGGCAAGACCTGCATGTAGCGCGCCAGAACCACCACATCGACCTCGTATTGCTGGAACAGACCGTCAATGTGCGCAAACGCCTCAGCCTTGTTTTCCTTGCTCACGGGAATATGGTGGTAAGGAATCTCGTGCCACTCCACCATGCGGCGAAGATCATCGTGGTTGGAGATAACGGCAACGATCTCGGCGTTGATCTCCTTGCTGTGCCAGCGATGCAGAAGGTCCGCCACACAGTGGGACTCTTTGCTGCACATCAGGATGACTTTCTTCGGTTGCGCCGAGTCGGCAATGTGCCAGTCCATATTGAATTCACGGGCAATCGGCTCGAACGCCGCGCGAAACTGGTCCAACCCGAACGGTATGGAGCTGGCCTTGATCTCATGCCGCATGAAGAACCACCCGCTGTGGGTGTCCGAGTGGTGGCTCGCTTCGGTAATCCAGCCATTGTAGGTCGACAGAAAGTTACTCACCTTGGCGACGATTCCCACCCGATCGGGGCAGGAAATCACAAGACGATACGTATGCTCCATGAACGTCTTTCCTTAGCTAAACTTCGGACAAGCAGGTACACCGTGGAAGCACCGTCAAACCAGACGGCTTCAGGGTGCGCACCTGTAAAAATGACCGGCTATGATAGCGTATCTAAACGCCAGAAACGAGGAAGAGAATCATGGATGAACCGCAGCTCGGGTGCGCCGTTAAACCCCGCCCTGAAGGTCGTTTTATTCACCACTGGCTAATCATCATTATCGCGCTCCTCACGACGGCGCCAGCCGGTTTTGCCCAGGCGATTCTGGAGGGAGAGAGATTCCACCCATCCATAGGCCATCACGGCATGGTCGCCACCAGCCACAATGTGGCGACGGAAGTGGCCCTGAAAGTGCTCCAGGACGGCGGCAACGCCGTCGATGCGGCTGTGACCGCCGGTTTTGCGCTGGCTGTCACCCAGCCACGTTCGGGCAACATCGGCGGCGGCGGATTCATGCTGATCGCCAAGGGTGACGGCAGCGCGCCAGAAGCCATCGACTACCGCGAAACGGCCCCGGCAGCCGCGACGGAAACCATGTTCCAGGACGAGTCTGGCCAGGTAAATGCCGAACTTAGCCGGTTCAGCCACCTTGCCGCAGGCGTTCCCGGCACCGTCGCCGGCCTGGCGCTGGCACTGGAGCGTCATGGCACCATTTCCCTTAAGGATGCGCTGGGCCCGGCCATTAAACTGGCGCGGGATGGGTTTGTCGTGCCCCGCCGGTTTACCGAGGGCCTGGAACAGGCGCGCCCTCGACTGGAACCCTGGCCAGCCAGCATGAAGGCTTTCTACAAAAGAAACGGGAATGCCTACCAGCCGGGCGACATCTTTCGACAGCCTGATCTTACAAAAACCCTGCAACGGATCGCCCGCGAGGGCGTTGCTGGGTTTTACGAGGGCAAAACCGCCCGTCTGATCGCTGCCGAGATGAAGAACCACGGAGGCCTGATCACGGAAGACGACCTCAAAGCCTACCAGCCCGTGGTTCGCCAGCCTGTACACGGGACTTACCGGGGCTACGACATTTATTCCATGTCGCCGCCTTCGTCCGGCGGCACCCACATCGTGCAGATCCTGAACATTCTCGAGGGCTTTCCAATCCGTGAGAGCGGCCACAATTCCGCTGACAACATCCACTGGATGGCCGAGGCCATGAAGCTCGCCTATGCCGACCGATCCCAGTACCTGGGCGATACCGATTTCGTGCAGGTGCCGCTAACCGGTCTTACCAGCAAGGACTACGCAGAATCACTGCGTTCGGGAATCAGTAAAGACCAGGCACGCCCCGCCAGTGACATTCGCCCGGGCGCGCCCGAGGACTTCGAGAGCCCGGAGACCACGCACTTTTCTGTCGTGGACCAGTGGGGCAACGCAGTGTCGAACACCTACACGATCAATTTCAGTTACGGCTCCGGCATCACCGTCACAGGAGCCGGCTTCCTGCTAAACAACGAAATGGACGATTTCAGCGCCAAGCCCGGTGTGCCCAATGCCTACGGACTGATCGGCGGCGAAGCCAACAAGGTTGAGGCAGGCAAACGAATGCTCAGTTCCATGTCGCCAACCATTGTTCAAAAGGATGGCAAGACGTTTCTCGTAACGGGCAGCCCCGGGGGGTCACGCATCATAACCACCACCTTGCAGGTCATCATGAACGTGATCGACCACGGCATGAACATTCAAACCGCGGTGAATGCTCCTCGCATTCATCATCAATGGCTTCCGGATGTCATCCGCATCGAACAGGGCATCAGCCCGGATACAGTCCGGCTGCTGGAATCCCGGGGGCACTCGGTTTCGGAGAGCTCGGCGATGGGGGCAATCCAGAGTATCATGGTAGATGAGGACGGCACTCTGTACGGCGCCGGGGATCCGCGGCGCAGCACCTCTTCGGCCAGAGGCTACTGACAGGGTGCCCGTCGTTCGGTATTCGCAGAAGGAAAACGCGTATGTATCTGTCCGTGCA includes these proteins:
- the gyrA gene encoding DNA gyrase subunit A — encoded protein: MGELAKEILPVNIEDELKQSYLDYAMSVIVGRALPDVRDGLKPVHRRVLFAMSELNNDWNKPYKKSARVVGDVIGKYHPHGDSAVYDTIVRMAQPFSLRYPLVDGQGNFGSIDGDNAAAMRYTEVRMEKMAHSLLADLEKETVDFVDNYDGTERIPEVLPTRIPNLLVNGSSGIAVGMATNIPPHNLTEVVNGCLALIENPDLTIDDLMEYIPGPDFPTQGIINGRAGIVEAYRTGRGRIYIRARHEIEQDKKTGRESIIITELPYQLNKARLIEKIAELVKDKKIEGISELRDESNKEGIRVVIELRRGENPEVVVNNLFAQTQLETVFGINTVALINGEPKTLNLKELLEAFLRHRREVVTRRTIFELRKARERGHILEGLTVALANIDEIIELIKASPSAAEAKEKLMAKGWAPGGVLAMLERAGEDACRPDDLPEIYGLHNGLYHLSPEQAQAILDLRLHRLTGLETEKLQNEYKEILEKIADLLDILSNPERLLQVIRDELNEVVNDYGDERRTEITSSRRDLTIADLIDEEDLVVTISHGGYAKTQAVEDYQAQRRGGRGKAATSMKDEDFIEKLLVANSHDTILCFSNRGKVYWLRVFEIPRASRASRGRPMVNILPLEEGERITTFLPVRDYPEDQFVLMATSKGVVKKTPLPNFSRPRSNGLIALSLDEGDTLIGTAITNGDAEVMLFSSAGKAVRFNEDAVRPMSRTARGVRGIRMPEGHEVVSLIIPEGDGVILTASENGYGKRTAIDEFPTYSRGSQGVIAMQCSERNGNLVRALQLFEGDQLMLISDKGTLVRTRSDEISVLSRNTQGVRLIKLSQEDERLVGVERIAESDDVDPDAEIADLEGGEGDSGTEDTAGEE
- the purU gene encoding formyltetrahydrofolate deformylase → MEHTYRLVISCPDRVGIVAKVSNFLSTYNGWITEASHHSDTHSGWFFMRHEIKASSIPFGLDQFRAAFEPIAREFNMDWHIADSAQPKKVILMCSKESHCVADLLHRWHSKEINAEIVAVISNHDDLRRMVEWHEIPYHHIPVSKENKAEAFAHIDGLFQQYEVDVVVLARYMQVLPGDLCDKYAGKVINIHHSFLPSFAGARPYHQAYSRGVKLIGATCHYVTQDLDEGPIIEQDVIRVSHSDSIEDMVRLGKDVEKNVLARGLRSHIEDRVITYENKTVVFH
- the ggt gene encoding gamma-glutamyltransferase, coding for MDEPQLGCAVKPRPEGRFIHHWLIIIIALLTTAPAGFAQAILEGERFHPSIGHHGMVATSHNVATEVALKVLQDGGNAVDAAVTAGFALAVTQPRSGNIGGGGFMLIAKGDGSAPEAIDYRETAPAAATETMFQDESGQVNAELSRFSHLAAGVPGTVAGLALALERHGTISLKDALGPAIKLARDGFVVPRRFTEGLEQARPRLEPWPASMKAFYKRNGNAYQPGDIFRQPDLTKTLQRIAREGVAGFYEGKTARLIAAEMKNHGGLITEDDLKAYQPVVRQPVHGTYRGYDIYSMSPPSSGGTHIVQILNILEGFPIRESGHNSADNIHWMAEAMKLAYADRSQYLGDTDFVQVPLTGLTSKDYAESLRSGISKDQARPASDIRPGAPEDFESPETTHFSVVDQWGNAVSNTYTINFSYGSGITVTGAGFLLNNEMDDFSAKPGVPNAYGLIGGEANKVEAGKRMLSSMSPTIVQKDGKTFLVTGSPGGSRIITTTLQVIMNVIDHGMNIQTAVNAPRIHHQWLPDVIRIEQGISPDTVRLLESRGHSVSESSAMGAIQSIMVDEDGTLYGAGDPRRSTSSARGY